GAGACGAATCGTAATGTGCAATGAATCCAACTTGTGGAACTTTCTCTTCTTTATTAGAAGGAATAAATCCAAAAACGTATCCTTTTTCATCTATACTCACATCTTCCAATCCCAAATCCTGCAATTCTTTGTACAAGTAATTGGCAATATCCCACTGCCTTTCTGTAGAAGGTGTAGTCTCACTTTCTGCGTCGCTGGTTGAAAATATCTTAATGTATGTGATGAATCTGTTAAGGAGTTTTTCTCTCCAAATACCGTCTAATTGGATGTTTTCCATATAATTTGCTATATCTCCGCAAAGTTATATATTTATGCAGTGAACGACAAATAATATCTGATGATTGATAAGTTGTGAATTATCAAAGTCTTGAATGTTTGTTCGCGCGAGCGAAGCGAGCGCCGATGAGTATTACTGGAACGTCGAATCACAGCAGCCCGACTTGAGTGGAGCTCTTTTTCTTTTTATCAAAAAAGAAAAAAGCGGGAACGGAAGGCGGATAAAGCTGCCCAAATAATTATAAAAACGATACAAATGTTCTTAACCGAGTGTCCACGTGACGCGATGCAAGGCTGGGGAGAAATGATTCCCACGCAGAAAAAAATAGATTACATCAACCGCCTGATGGAAGTGCGTTTTGATGTCCTGGATTGCGGAAGCTTCGTGAATCCGAAAACTATGCCTCAAATGGCTGATTCCGGAATTGTGGTGGACGAAATTGACAAATCGCTTTCCAACACAAAACTGTCTGTTGTTGTTGCGAATCTTCGTGGTGCCGAAAAAGCCTTGAGCCATGAGCAAATCGATATTCTGGGTTTTCCTTTTTCCATCTCCGAAACTTTCCAACACAGAAATACCAATAAAAGCAGAGAAGAAGCTTTCACCGAAGTAGTGAATATCTTAGAACTTACAAAATCTCAAGGCAAACAACTGAATCTGTATTTTTCGATGGCTTTTGGAAACCCTTATGGGGAAAGCTGGAAATGGGAAGATGTGGACTTTTGGGCAAAACGTTTTGAAGAAATTGGAATCAAAGATGTTCTTTTATCCGACACTACTGGTGTTGGCAATGTGGAAAGGATTTCGCTTTTGTTTAATAAAATTCCTGCAAAATATCCCAGCATTAATTTCGGTGCTCATTTTCATAACCGATACGAGGATTCTTATATCAAACTGAAAGCAGCTTATGATGAAGGCTGCAGAAGATTTGACAGTGCCATAAAAGGAATCGGCGGTTGTCCGATGGCGAAAGATGATTTGGTGGGAAATATGCCGACTGAAAAGGTTTTTACATTTATGTCATCTGAGAAAATCGATATTCATCAGAATCTTCTTCATTTTGAAAGTGCTTACAATATGGCGAAAGATATTTTTCATTTTTAATTTACTGTCCAACATATATATTTTATCATATTTTAATAATTATTCATATTTGAAATTCAGGATTTCAAAAAAATGATGTAAATTTATTACAGAAAAAATAATTAAAAACTAGCAGTTATGACTTCAAAAACGACTTATGTAGGTGAGAATAGGATTGATTCTGTACACGAAAGCTCTGGAGATGTTTTCACTTCATATATTCCTACCAGTGACTTTAGTGTACGAGAACACTTTTCTCCAACAGATATTTTTGCAACTGCTTTGGCGCAAAGTGTTTTTGCACACCTAGTTGTGTTAGCAAAAGATAGACATATTGATATTACTGGTGCAACTTGCGACCTGAAAAAGACAATGTATTATGAGCCAAGAAGAATTGGTGAGATTTTCTGCGTTTTCAAATTCCCTAATTCTTACACTTTGGAAGAACAAGAATTTTTAGAAAATGCGGTGAGAAATAGTCCGGTTTATCTAAGTCTTAACGAAGACATCAAGAAAATTTTTCTTTTCGAATATAAAAACTAAAAAATGAATCCTGCTTTTTAGCAGGATTTATTTTTATAACATACCAAGTTCAAACTTGGCTTCTTCACTCATCATTTCTTTGGTCCAAGTTGGTTCAAATGTGAGTTCGATTTTTGCTGATTTCACACCTTCCACACCTCTTACTTTATCTTCTACTTCTACCGGAAGGGTTTCTGCAACCGGACAATTCGGAGAAGTTAATGTCATTATCACGAGAACTTCACCTTCATCAGAAATCTGTACATCGTAAACCAATCCTAATTCATAAATATCAACCGGAATTTCAGGGTCAAAAACCGTTTTAAGTTCTTTAATTATTTCTTCCCCAATATCAGCAATTTGGTCGTCTGTATATTTCATTTTAATCTAATCTTTTTAATAAATCTTCCTGACGCATCCGCCTGAAAATATTCGCCAAAGTTAAGACATCTTTTTCACAATAATGAATGATTCTGTCTATATCACCGTCTTTGTAGTATATATCGGCAACCATACTTCCATCGATATCGTCTTTTGGAGTAGGAATTCCGAAGATATGAGCTAATAATTCCAGCGAAACATAACTTTTCCAATCTCCAAATTTCCAGAGTTCCATCGTATCGATATGAGGAATTTCCCAAGGTTTTTTTCCAAACATTTGAAACGGGATTGGTGGTTGAATTCCATTAATTAAAAGCCTTCTTGCAATGTAAGGAAAATCAAATTCTTTTCCATTATGTGCACAAAGAATAACATTATTTAATCGAGGACTGTTGAATAACTCGCAGAATGAAATTAATAAATCCTTCTCTTCCCCAGAATAAGTTTTGATTTTAAGCTTTCCTGTATTGCTGTCAATCATTCCAATAGAAATACAGATAATCATTCCAAATTCAGCCATAATTCCTGCTCGTTGCTCATAGAATTCTGAAGCTTCGATTTCGTCTTTTCTCTGAGATTTAGTTTTCTTATCCCAAAGATATTGTGTTGTGGGATCGAGGTTA
The genomic region above belongs to Epilithonimonas zeae and contains:
- a CDS encoding beta/alpha barrel domain-containing protein — encoded protein: MFLTECPRDAMQGWGEMIPTQKKIDYINRLMEVRFDVLDCGSFVNPKTMPQMADSGIVVDEIDKSLSNTKLSVVVANLRGAEKALSHEQIDILGFPFSISETFQHRNTNKSREEAFTEVVNILELTKSQGKQLNLYFSMAFGNPYGESWKWEDVDFWAKRFEEIGIKDVLLSDTTGVGNVERISLLFNKIPAKYPSINFGAHFHNRYEDSYIKLKAAYDEGCRRFDSAIKGIGGCPMAKDDLVGNMPTEKVFTFMSSEKIDIHQNLLHFESAYNMAKDIFHF
- a CDS encoding OsmC family protein — encoded protein: MTSKTTYVGENRIDSVHESSGDVFTSYIPTSDFSVREHFSPTDIFATALAQSVFAHLVVLAKDRHIDITGATCDLKKTMYYEPRRIGEIFCVFKFPNSYTLEEQEFLENAVRNSPVYLSLNEDIKKIFLFEYKN
- a CDS encoding SUF system Fe-S cluster assembly protein, with protein sequence MKYTDDQIADIGEEIIKELKTVFDPEIPVDIYELGLVYDVQISDEGEVLVIMTLTSPNCPVAETLPVEVEDKVRGVEGVKSAKIELTFEPTWTKEMMSEEAKFELGML
- a CDS encoding 3'-5' exonuclease, encoding MIHKIPIENILFLDIETVPQIDTWNNLDPTTQYLWDKKTKSQRKDEIEASEFYEQRAGIMAEFGMIICISIGMIDSNTGKLKIKTYSGEEKDLLISFCELFNSPRLNNVILCAHNGKEFDFPYIARRLLINGIQPPIPFQMFGKKPWEIPHIDTMELWKFGDWKSYVSLELLAHIFGIPTPKDDIDGSMVADIYYKDGDIDRIIHYCEKDVLTLANIFRRMRQEDLLKRLD